A part of Daphnia pulex isolate KAP4 chromosome 6, ASM2113471v1 genomic DNA contains:
- the LOC124196285 gene encoding T-box protein H15-like: MLPVSASDDVGGNAIQQQPLQQQQQFIHGQHSRSKGNFSIAAIMGHHVTHESRPFAMEELSPSPPRSIRRSSVDPSPDSDRAMKEDTVEEEDVESSLTDHEIDVEDIDDDGPLHLTGKSGGAVHLQRHRHQGSHSTLRSFKEEDDDEEDEVLDKEEMVDEEDVGGPPVGAVKSKKKSGKKSGGKSSGSGSSGSSSSSNPQIKPKCNCEQLQLVDCHLETKELWDKFNELGTEMIITKTGRRMFPTVRVTFSGAVLMAESSQLQQQQQQRTASDLLMTHPHHPLAYHHHHLQHNNNLHLQHHQTLGQQQSRVRYFVMLDVVPVDSKRYRYAYHRSSWLVAGKADPPAPARLYTHPDSPFTPDQLRKQVISFEKVKLTNNEMDKQGQIVLNSMHRYQPRVHLVRRMEGDTTRPIVDLEREQFRTYVFPETVFTAVTAYQNQLITKLKIDSNPFAKGFRDSSRLSDFDRDGMDGMADYIRAPSRMFPDVSDFEAATGFLNSEKMRSLGLHHPHNQHPFGAPIHPQHSNNPRLPPMPLATIQQHLFAIQQRTNSYPMMPSPSATSGLPANGGGGNNNNNQQQMLPIPFPHHLLSQWTLAAAAGFGLNHLGLFGLGGLPSAGLTGLQQQQQQQSSVNASASVSPSQSTRQPSPMTTTSTPPSVTATVTGSSVAHLPCLSGERAETASNSILKGHNPSHSRHRFSPYPPAIASSKTHGSSSSNSDAADPSERSPAPAGSKLIFDK, translated from the exons ATGCTGCCGGTGAGTGCCAGTGATGATGTTGGTGGCAACGCCATTCAACAGCAaccactacaacaacaacaacagtttatCCATGGCCAGCACTCGAGATCAAAGGGTAATTTCTCCATCGCCGCCATCATGGGACATCACGTGACTCACGAATCCCGACCCTTTGCCATGGAAGAGCTTTCGCCGTCGCCTCCCAGAAGCATCCGCCGCTCCTCCGTCGATCCATCGCCAG ATTCAGACAGAGCCATGAAGGAGGACACGGTGGAGGAGGAAGACGTCGAGTCTTCGCTGACGGATCACGAAATCGACGTCGAGGACATTGACGACGACGGGCCTCTTCACTTGACGGGCAAAAGTGGTGGCGCCGTCCATCTGCAGCGTCACCGCCACCAGGGGAGCCATTCGACTCTGCGGTCGTTCAAAgaggaagacgacgacgaagaagatgaagtgCTGGACAAAGAAGAGATGGTGGACGAGGAGGACGTCGGTGGGCCGCCGGTGGGTGCAGTCAAGTCGAAGAAAAAGTCTGGCAAGAAATCTGGCGGCAAATCGAGCGGAAGTGGCTCGAGCGGCTCCTCGTCCAGCTCCAATCCGCAAATCAAACCCAAGTGCAACTGCGAGCAGCTGCAACTCGTCGACTGCCACCTGGAGACCAAGGAATTGTGGGATAAGTTCAACGAATTGGGCACCGAGATGATCATCACCAAAACCGGCAG GCGAATGTTCCCGACGGTTCGAGTCACATTCTCCGGGGCGGTGCTGATGGCTGAGAGTTCgcagctccagcagcagcagcagcaacgcaCTGCCAGTGATTTGCTGATGACGCATCCGCACCATCCGCTGgcctaccaccaccaccacctccagcacaacaacaacttgcaTTTGCAGCATCATCAGACTCTTGGTCAGCAGCAGAGCCGAGTGCGCTATTTCGTCATGCTGGACGTTGTGCCGGTGGACAGCAAACGCTACCGCTACGCTTACCATCGTTCTTCGTGGCTGGTGGCCGGCAAAGCCGACCCGCCGGCCCCGGCCCGTCTCTACACTCATCCCGACTCGCCTTTCACTCCCGATCAACTCCGCAAGCAAGTCATCTCCTTCGAGAAAGTCAAATTAACCAACAACGAGATGGACAAACAAGGACAG ATTGTGTTGAATTCGATGCATCGGTACCAACCGCGAGTGCACCTCGTCCGGCGGATGGAAGGCGACACGACTCGGCCGATCGTCGACTTGGAGCGTGAACAATTCCGCACCTACGTCTTCCCCGAAACGGTTTTCACCGCCGTGACTGCCTATCAAAACCAGCTG ATAACCAAACTCAAGATTGACAGCAACCCGTTCGCCAAGGGATTTCGCGATTCTTCCAGACTCAGCGATTTCGACCG GGACGGAATGGACGGCATGGCGGATTACATTCGAGCGCCGTCGCGGATGTTTCCAGACGTGTCGGATTTCGAAGCGGCCACTGGATTCCTCAACAGCGAAAAAATGCGAAGCCTCGGCCTCCACCATCCGCACAATCAGCATCCGTTCGGGGCGCCTATCCACCCGCAACATTCGAACAATCCTCGGCTGCCGCCCATGCCGCTGGCCACCATCCAGCAGCACTTGTTCGCCATCCAGCAGCGCACCAACAGTTACCCGATGATGCCGTCACCGTCGGCCACTTCCGGATTACCTGCCAACGGTGGCggaggtaataataataataatcagcaGCAGATGCTGCCAATCCCGTTCCCGCACCATTTGCTGTCGCAGTGGACGCTGGCCGCCGCTGCCGGATTCGGTTTGAATCATCTGGGGCTCTTTGGACTGGGAGGTTTACCCAGTGCCGGATTGACTGgcttgcagcagcagcagcagcagcagtcgagcGTGAATGCAAGTGCGTCGGTCTCGCCTTCACAGTCGACTCGACAGCCGAGTCCAATGACCACCACCAGCACGCCGCCTTCGGTTACGGCGACTGTCACGGGTTCGTCCGTCGCTCACCTGCCTTGCCTGTCCGGCGAGAGGGCTGAGACAGCATCCAACAGCATCTTGAAGGGTCACAATCCATCTCACTCCCGCCACCGATTCAGTCCCTATCCGCCGGCCATCGCCAGCAGTAAGACtcatggcagcagcagcagcaactcggATGCTGCTGACCCGTCGGAACGCTCACCTGCTCCGGCCGGTTCTAAACTGATTTTCGATAAATGA
- the LOC124196287 gene encoding uncharacterized protein KIAA1143 homolog, whose translation MGPKRNQVSYIKPNEPAFLRRIKQQAGYKEGPDVDTKREQYQGDSDNDEYAEEKEDEKPIVVVLRSGDLTAEEATKEEVELKEKEERELIEKGKIVFKPQKKRTQISDEPNGSEIANVKKVKKEDSGSSTKSESSKDTAKKSSLLSFNDEDE comes from the exons ATGGGACCTAAAAGAAATCAGGTATCTTATATTAAACCGAATGAACCAGCTTTTCTAAGGCGTATAAAACAACAAGCCGGATACAAGGAAGGACCAGATGTTGAcacaaaa AGAGAACAATATCAAGGTGACAGTGATAATGACGAATATGCAGAGGAGAAGGAGGATGAAAAGCCAATTGTGGTAGTTTTACGATCTGGTGACCTAACTGCCGAAGaagcaacaaaagaagaagttgagctaaaggaaaaagaagaaagagagcttattgaaaaaggcaaaattgttttcaagccacagaaaaaaagaactcagATTTCAGACGAGCCTAATGGTAGTGAAATAGCGAATgtcaaaaaagtgaaaaaagaagattctgGCTCCAGCACCAAAAGCGAAAGTAGTAAAGATACTGCAAAAAAATCCAGTTTACTTTCTTttaatgatgaagatgaataG